The following are encoded together in the Triticum dicoccoides isolate Atlit2015 ecotype Zavitan chromosome 6B, WEW_v2.0, whole genome shotgun sequence genome:
- the LOC119322504 gene encoding imidazoleglycerol-phosphate dehydratase 2, chloroplastic-like has product MAATSVGRNDSPMAPEDSTLSSRLGEVKINLDGTGVANYGTGISFLDYILDCNQSLWICQRVFLHMVIVVLRGRSEWRAGGRIIGDAAQYEE; this is encoded by the exons ATGGCTGCCACCAGCGTCGGCAGGAACGACTCCCCGATGGCACCCGAGGACTCCACAT TATCGTCTAGGCTGGGAGAGGTCAAGATCAACCTGGACGGCACTGGTGTTGCAAACTACGGCACAGGGATATCGTTCTTGGATTACATCCTTGAT TGTAACCAAAGTCTATGGATCTGTCAAAGGGTCTTTCTGCATATGGTCATTGTTGTATTGCGTGGAAGGAGCGAATGGAGAGCTGGAGGCAGAATCATAGGAGATGCTGCACAATATGAGGAATGA